A DNA window from Aureibaculum sp. 2308TA14-22 contains the following coding sequences:
- a CDS encoding CIA30 family protein — translation MQIFDFNKNSDISDWKITNDVVMGGESEGHFILNENGHGVFKGNVSLENGGGFSSVSYQFEPIRVKQYSKIILSLKGDGKMYQFRVKVDRTQRHSYNYKFVTNGNWQTFEIPLAKFYPIFRGRKLDLLNFSENIISEITFLIANKSEQSFELQIANISLE, via the coding sequence ATGCAAATTTTTGATTTTAATAAAAATAGTGATATATCAGATTGGAAAATAACCAACGATGTGGTTATGGGTGGAGAATCCGAAGGGCATTTTATACTGAACGAAAACGGTCATGGTGTTTTTAAAGGCAATGTATCTTTGGAAAATGGTGGTGGATTCTCATCTGTTAGTTATCAATTCGAACCTATTAGAGTTAAACAGTATTCAAAAATCATTCTTAGCCTCAAAGGTGATGGCAAAATGTATCAATTTCGGGTAAAGGTTGACAGAACACAACGTCATTCATATAATTATAAATTTGTAACTAACGGCAATTGGCAAACTTTTGAAATTCCGCTAGCAAAATTTTACCCCATATTTAGAGGTAGAAAATTGGACTTACTCAACTTTTCTGAAAACATTATTTCGGAAATTACATTTTTAATTGCCAACAAAAGCGAACAATCGTTTGAATTACAAATTGCAAATATCAGTTTGGAATAA
- a CDS encoding alkaline phosphatase D family protein — MIKQISFFIITLVFISCQSTAQQQEKQLTKIAFGSCGHETHPLPIFDVVAKHNPDYFIFLGDNIYGDTKDMDVLKAKYQKLADKPTYQNLKKNTEILATWDDHDYGWNDAGRHYPFKKESKEIFLEFFEEPKNSERRNHEGIYTSYMKEIGNKKMQIILLDNRTFRDDVKRNSGEFKDDNRYFYGLDYAPYKTADSTFLGEAQWEWLEKELQKPADLRIIGSGSQFGIEFNGYEAWANFPNEQKRLLSLIKKHKANGVLFITGDVHYAEISKLKEPDLYPIYDVTSSGLSSTWHFATPNKNRIEGPVMENHFGLITIDWAAKIPEIKMEVWDINDNQRFEYTINLDEISFK; from the coding sequence ATGATCAAACAAATCTCTTTTTTTATTATCACATTGGTTTTCATTTCTTGTCAATCTACGGCACAACAGCAAGAAAAACAACTCACTAAAATTGCATTTGGCTCTTGCGGGCATGAAACGCATCCATTGCCCATTTTTGATGTAGTGGCAAAGCATAATCCTGATTATTTTATTTTTTTGGGAGATAATATTTATGGTGACACAAAAGATATGGACGTTCTAAAGGCAAAATATCAAAAACTTGCCGATAAACCTACCTATCAAAACCTTAAAAAAAACACTGAAATCTTAGCGACTTGGGACGATCATGACTATGGCTGGAATGATGCTGGGAGGCATTACCCATTTAAGAAAGAATCCAAAGAAATATTTTTAGAATTCTTTGAGGAGCCTAAAAATTCTGAGCGGAGAAACCATGAAGGAATTTACACTTCTTATATGAAAGAGATCGGCAATAAAAAAATGCAAATCATATTATTGGATAACAGAACGTTTAGAGATGATGTTAAAAGAAATTCTGGCGAGTTTAAAGATGATAATCGTTATTTTTATGGTCTTGATTATGCCCCATATAAAACAGCAGATTCTACATTTTTAGGTGAAGCACAGTGGGAGTGGCTAGAAAAAGAACTACAAAAGCCGGCAGATTTAAGAATTATAGGTTCTGGTTCTCAGTTTGGTATTGAATTTAATGGTTACGAAGCTTGGGCAAATTTTCCGAATGAGCAAAAACGGTTGCTAAGCCTTATAAAAAAACACAAAGCCAACGGCGTACTTTTTATAACTGGAGATGTGCATTATGCTGAAATATCTAAATTGAAAGAACCCGATTTGTATCCCATTTACGATGTTACGTCAAGCGGACTTTCCTCCACTTGGCATTTTGCAACACCTAACAAAAACAGAATTGAAGGACCAGTAATGGAAAATCACTTTGGACTCATTACTATTGACTGGGCAGCGAAAATTCCTGAAATAAAAATGGAAGTGTGGGATATTAACGACAATCAACGTTTTGAATATACCATTAATTTGGATGAGATAAGTTTTAAATAA
- a CDS encoding SGNH/GDSL hydrolase family protein, whose translation MKKSLLLLLMFSIFSNNSVKAQDWPNLNKYKKDNAFLGNPHQDENRIVFMGNSITEGWLQLDSTFFENKNYINRGIGGQTTPQMLLRFRADVINLKPKVVVILAGTNDIAGNTGPMSLEMIMDNIISMCELASANNIKVVLSSVLPAFDYPWRKGLKPNEKIPELNRLIKQYADDNNHVYLDYFSAMVDDKNGLQKKYTYDGVHPNKEGYQFMAPLAKAAIKKLLNN comes from the coding sequence GTGAAAAAATCACTACTTTTACTACTCATGTTTTCCATTTTTTCTAATAATTCCGTTAAGGCTCAAGACTGGCCTAATCTTAACAAATATAAAAAAGACAACGCCTTTTTAGGAAATCCACACCAAGATGAAAATCGAATCGTGTTCATGGGTAATTCCATTACTGAAGGCTGGTTACAGTTAGATTCTACTTTTTTTGAGAATAAAAACTATATCAATAGAGGTATTGGCGGACAAACGACACCGCAAATGTTGCTTCGATTTAGAGCCGATGTTATCAATTTAAAACCAAAGGTTGTTGTAATTTTGGCAGGCACTAACGATATTGCTGGCAATACTGGCCCAATGAGTTTGGAAATGATTATGGATAATATTATTTCTATGTGCGAATTGGCATCTGCAAACAATATTAAAGTAGTCTTGTCTTCGGTACTTCCTGCTTTTGATTATCCTTGGCGAAAAGGTCTAAAGCCTAACGAAAAAATCCCAGAACTGAATAGACTCATTAAACAATATGCGGATGATAACAATCATGTTTATTTAGATTATTTTTCAGCTATGGTCGATGATAAAAATGGATTGCAAAAAAAATACACTTATGATGGTGTACACCCCAATAAAGAGGGATATCAATTTATGGCTCCGCTGGCCAAAGCCGCTATTAAAAAATTATTAAATAATTAG